A window of the Ostrea edulis chromosome 1, xbOstEdul1.1, whole genome shotgun sequence genome harbors these coding sequences:
- the LOC125678861 gene encoding short-chain collagen C4-like, whose product MSLKLLFFCAFIQVAWLEIVDKRILLNDPGQIEQRLRHLELEVQTLKTENENLKGRLDLRETFQKGGVAVYTRWGRNDCPSNVSEEVYSGYAAGGWWNDKGSPTNYLCLPPDPISSGKSVSSGCNHLFGVEYESGFWGQHSHNEDAPCAVCSSTSGSKILMIPGRDRCYPGWTEQYNGYLGTNRLDYTGATEYVCVDHHPQYLNGGERGTDGALFHPVTYQCGALQCPPYTSNEVVNCVVCTK is encoded by the exons ATGTCGTTAAAACTATTGTTTTTCTGTGCCTTTATACAAGTGGCATGGTTGGAGATTGTGGATAAAAGGATTCTTTTAAATGATCCTGGTCAAATCGAACAGAGGCTTCGTCATCTTGAACTCGAGGTACAAACACTGAAGACTGAAAACGAAAACTTAAAAGGACGACTTGATCTACGAGAGACCTTTCAAAAAG GTGGTGTTGCTGTATATACAAGATGGGGACGAAACGACTGTCCGTCCAACGTATCTGAGGAAGTATACTCAG GATATGCTGCAGGTGGATGGTGGAACGATAAAGGAAGTCCTACAAACTATTTATGTCTTCCACCAGATCCTATATCCAGCGGTAAATCGGTATCATCTGGTTGCAATCATCTTTTTGGCGTGGAATATGAATCAGGCTTTTGGGGACAACATTCTCATAACGAAGATGCTCCATGCGCAGTATGCTCAAGCACTTCTGGATCTAAAATCCTCATGATTCCTGGAAGGGATAGATGCTACCCTGGGTGGACCGAGCAATATAATGGCTATCTTGGTACCAACAGACTTGATTACACCGGAGCTACGGAGTATGTATGTGTTGATCACCATCCACAGTACCTTAATGGAGGAGAACGTGGAACTGACGGGGCCTTGTTTCATCCAGTCACGTATCAATGTGGAGCTTTACAGTGCCCACCATATACCAGCAATGAAGTGGTCAATTGTGttgtttgtacaaaataa
- the LOC125664881 gene encoding short-chain collagen C4-like, translating into MLKQLSFILLLLQVVKCTKVEKRLLLNDPAIMEQRLNNLERKVQNLETENLNLKNQLDQQAQVKLGLGAVYVRWGKKNCPANVSNIVYTGFAAGGWYDNTGSASNYICLPADPIDSGRTPPDLSRIYGVEYESGFWKSGSGSEDAPCSVCISYMGTNMLMIPGRNECYAGWTKQYDGFLGSSHTNHKAQTEFVCIDGDPDYLNAGIADSDGALFYPVHYVCGTLQCPPYIPDHAVNCVVCVK; encoded by the exons ATGTTAAAACAACTATCGTTTATCCTGTTACTTTTACAGGTTGTAAAGTGTACCAAGGTTGAAAAAAGACTACTTTTGAATGACCCGGCTATAATGGAGCAACGTTTAAACAACCTCGAACGCAAGGTTCAAAACTTGGAGACTGAGAATCTAAATCTGAAGAACCAACTTGATCAACAAGCACAAGTTAAATTAG GACTCGGTGCTGTGTATGTTCGTTGGGGTAAAAAGAACTGTCCTGCCAATGTGTCAAACATTGTCTATACGG GATTCGCTGCCGGAGGGTGGTACGACAATACAGGAAGTGCATCAAACTACATATGTCTCCCGGCGGATCCGATAGACAGCGGACGAACGCCACCAGATCTTAGTAGGATTTATGGGGTAGAATATGAATCAGGCTTTTGGAAATCGGGATCAGGCTCGGAGGACGCACCTTGCTCTGTCTGCATAAGTTATATGGGAACCAATATGCTGATGATACCAGGACGCAATGAATGCTATGCCGGTTGGACCAAGCAATATGACGGATTCTTAGGATCAAGCCACACAAATCACAAAGCTCAGACTGAGTTTGTCTGTATAGATGGGGATCCAGATTACCTGAACGCAGGTATAGCTGACAGTGATGGCGCTCTTTTTTACCCCGTCCATTACGTGTGTGGAACGCTGCAGTGTCCTCCGTATATACCTGATCACGCTGTTAACTGTGTTGTGTGTGTCAAATGA